A region from the Dendropsophus ebraccatus isolate aDenEbr1 chromosome 1, aDenEbr1.pat, whole genome shotgun sequence genome encodes:
- the LOC138772865 gene encoding melatonin receptor type 1A-like, with protein MEQVVQTRSQHSPGEPEEEEGEYPTWVVSTLTTILIVTISGDIFGNLLVITSVLRNKKLRRAGNAFVISLAVADLLVACYPYPLVLLAIFNGGWRLGHTHCLLSGFFMGLSVISSVFNITGIAVNRYFYICHHSCYPRLFSNFSTMLYVGLVWTLAFAAILPNLFVGSLQYDPRVFSCTFSQSVSPLYTIVIVIFHFFLPIGVVSFCYLQIWILVLNSRHRVRPARQVHVQTWPNNMHSFITMFIVFVLFAVCWGPLNIIGFLVGLNPQLGESIPQWLFVASYFMAYFNSCLNALVYGALNKNFRREYRRILLNIFQLA; from the exons ATGGAACAGGTGGTCCAGACTCGGAGCCAGCACTCACCTggggagccagaagaggaggaaggagagtaTCCCACCTGGGTGGTCAGCACGCTCACTACAATCCTCATCGTCACCATCAGCGGAGACATCTTTGGCAACCTTCTGGTCATCACATCTGTTCTCAGGAACAAGAAACTTCGCAGAGCAG GAAATGCATTCGTGATCAGCTTGGCCGTGGCGGATCTACTGGTGGCCTGTTACCCATACCCATTGGTTCTTCTTGCAATCTTCAACGGTGGCTGGAGATTGGGCCACACTCATTGTCTGCTGAGCGGCTTCTTCATGGGACTTAGCGTCATTAGCTCAGTCTTCAATATAACAGGCATTGCTGTCAATCGATACTTCTACATATGCCACCACAGCTGCTACCCCCGTCTCTTCTCCAACTTCAGCACCATGTTGTATGTGGGACTGGTGTGGACATTGGCTTTTGCAGCCATTTTACCAAACCTATTTGTGGGATCCTTGCAATACGACCCAAGAGTCTTCTCCTGTACGTTCTCCCAGTCAGTCAGCCCACTGTATACCATTGTCATTGTGATTTTCCATTTCTTCTTACCAATCGGCGTAGTGAGCTTCTGCTACCTTCAAATCTGGATATTAGTTCTGAACAGCAGACATCGGGTGAGACCTGCAAGACAGGTCCACGTCCAGACATGGCCAAACAACATGCACAGTTTTATCACCATGTTCATAGTTTTTGTTCTCTTTGCCGTATGCTGGGGACCACTGAATATCATCGGGTTCTTGGTGGGCTTGAACCCCCAACTAGGAGAGTCCATCCCACAGTGGCTTTTTGTTGCCAGCTATTTCATGGCTTATTTCAATAGTTGCCTCAATGCTCTGGTTTACGGAGCTCTGAATAAGAATTTCCGAAGGGAATATAGGAGAATTTTGTTGAACATTTTCCAGTTGGCTTAA